DNA sequence from the Bacteroidota bacterium genome:
GCGTCCCGGCGGTTCACCGTTACAGATGACGAGCGCTCTCCGGAATCGTGATGAGGATTGCTTCATAAGTTGATTGCCATGCTGAAGAAGATGTTCCTTTCCGCGCCGACAAAGAAATCCTTTCCCTCGCCGTACGTTGCGTAAAAACTATCGAAGATATTGTTGACATGCAGCTTCAGTTCAACTCCGATATCGCTCAGCACATTTTTCATAGAATAGCTTACCAGCGCATCACTGACAAAATACGGATCGACGGTGTTTTGTTCATCCCTGAAGTTATCCGTGTACTGCTTACCGACGTACCGGCCTGCAAGTGACAGCAAAAGGTTTTCGTACCTGTACGTGAGCCGGAGATTTCCCAACACATCGGGGAAGCCTGCAATGGGATTCCCTTTCAGATTGAGAGGAGGGCTGGTCGAATAGTCCGTGTGCCGGACAAACCTGTTGCGGCTGAATGTTGCATTGCCGCTCACTTCAAGTCCGTCGATCAGGCTTGCCCGAAGGCTCAGTTCAATTCCGATATGCCTTGTGCGATCGGCATTTCCGGTGATCGGCTGGCCGAAACGATCCACCTGACCGCTTTTTACGATCTCATCTGAAAATTCCATCCAGAAAACATTTGCCATAACCTTCACCGTTTCATCGGAGAATCCTCCACCCAACTCGACATTCAACAAGCGTTCGGGTTTCACAAGCGGCGAGCCGAAATCAAATCCGCCGGCGGCTTCCGGCGCAAACTGCGGAACAATGGCTCCCCACGATTCGGGGGTGCTTGATTCTGCCGCATCGTACAGGTTCTTCAACCGCGGCTCCCGCGATGTGTATGCAACACTGATGTAGCTATTCCAATTCTCGTCGAAGTTATGGTTGAGTCCTGCACGGGGATTTATGAAATGATACGGAACTGAAAAATTCGTGCCGACATATTTCTCATCATACAATCTGTACCGATTGTACGCATACTGCACGCTGATCATTCCGGTCCAGTCGGGTCGGAAACGATACAACTCTTGCGCGTACAGAGAAAAAATGTCCTTTCCCCCTTTGTAATCGTAGTAACGGTAATTTTGAGGAAGTGAAACAGGAAGCAGATCGGCACGTTTCAAATTCCCCCAATGATCGGACCGGTGAATGCGAAGCTCCGAGCCGATCACCAGTTCGCCGTTATCATGTTTTAGTGTCACACGCGGCAACCAACCCCATTGTTTGTTGCTGACGACGGCGTGGATAAGCGCCCTCGACATATACAGCGTGTCGGGATCGCCCGTTATGTCGAAGCCGTTTTGTCGCGTAATGCGAAAATACGAATACGGGGCCCACGATCCGTCATAGTCGAAGAAGCCATCGCCTGTGACGAGAAACAGAGTATTGTTGAGTGTAAGATTGTCGGACAACCGCCATTCGTGGAACAATTCGTAATGCGGTTGGGAGAAATTCTCGATCTCATCGTCGCCTTGAATCGGATTGGCGCGGCGCTTCTCACGATTCTTCACGTCCTCTTTCGGGATGCCGTAATACGCGAGATGGTCGGAAACCGGCCCTCCGTAAAAATTCACCTGCGTCGTCATTTCTTCATCATAACGAATCAGGCCAAGGAAGTAGCTGTTGAAATCCACCCACGAACGTTCGCGATAGCCGCTACTCAAGATTTTCGAGAGACGGCCATGAATGGCGTATTGGTTGTCG
Encoded proteins:
- a CDS encoding TonB-dependent receptor produces the protein MRRTKTTLQIVLCSFLLYAFSFAEETGTIKGKVVDASTMNPLLGANITIRGTSLGSTTDADGEFTIGNVKAGTYQLRASFVGYSALRKEVVVVGGGVASLTFSLSPSEIVGQPIVVSATRGRERETPATFSTLEREQIRERYSTQDIPVLLSELPSTTFYSEAGNGIGYTYLNIRGFDARRIAVMVNGIPQNDPEDHNVYWLDMPDIAASVEDIQVQRGAGSAFYGSPAIGGSVNLVTNNFGRERLFQFSGGVGSYNTRRYSASFNSGLIDNQYAIHGRLSKILSSGYRERSWVDFNSYFLGLIRYDEEMTTQVNFYGGPVSDHLAYYGIPKEDVKNREKRRANPIQGDDEIENFSQPHYELFHEWRLSDNLTLNNTLFLVTGDGFFDYDGSWAPYSYFRITRQNGFDITGDPDTLYMSRALIHAVVSNKQWGWLPRVTLKHDNGELVIGSELRIHRSDHWGNLKRADLLPVSLPQNYRYYDYKGGKDIFSLYAQELYRFRPDWTGMISVQYAYNRYRLYDEKYVGTNFSVPYHFINPRAGLNHNFDENWNSYISVAYTSREPRLKNLYDAAESSTPESWGAIVPQFAPEAAGGFDFGSPLVKPERLLNVELGGGFSDETVKVMANVFWMEFSDEIVKSGQVDRFGQPITGNADRTRHIGIELSLRASLIDGLEVSGNATFSRNRFVRHTDYSTSPPLNLKGNPIAGFPDVLGNLRLTYRYENLLLSLAGRYVGKQYTDNFRDEQNTVDPYFVSDALVSYSMKNVLSDIGVELKLHVNNIFDSFYATYGEGKDFFVGAERNIFFSMAINL